A genomic segment from Balneola sp. encodes:
- a CDS encoding thioredoxin family protein: MAAVESTMLELNTVAPDFTLPIVTGGTLNFNNYAQKAKGTVICFICNHCPFVKHINKQLVTIANKYIQQGISFVAISSNDVENYPADAPDKMVEVVREEGYPFPYLYDENQEVAKLYEAACTPDFYLFDGDQKLVYRGQFDSSRPGNGQEVTGEDLERAIVALMEGEEPVSSQIPSIGCNIKWKAGNAPDYFGI, from the coding sequence ATGGCAGCAGTTGAATCAACAATGCTGGAGCTTAATACGGTGGCTCCGGATTTCACTCTTCCCATTGTGACAGGTGGGACGTTAAACTTTAACAACTATGCTCAAAAGGCGAAAGGAACAGTAATTTGCTTTATTTGCAATCACTGTCCTTTTGTAAAGCATATAAACAAGCAATTGGTGACAATAGCGAACAAATATATCCAGCAGGGAATTAGCTTTGTGGCCATTAGCTCCAACGATGTAGAAAACTACCCGGCAGATGCTCCCGATAAGATGGTGGAAGTGGTTCGGGAGGAAGGATACCCATTTCCGTATCTCTATGATGAAAACCAGGAAGTAGCTAAACTATATGAAGCTGCTTGTACTCCTGATTTCTATTTGTTTGATGGAGATCAAAAGCTGGTATATCGCGGGCAATTTGATTCAAGTCGACCCGGAAACGGACAGGAAGTAACCGGTGAAGATTTGGAAAGAGCAATTGTGGCGTTAATGGAAGGTGAGGAACCAGTTTCTTCTCAAATTCCAAGCATTGGATGTAATATTAAATGGAAAGCAGGCAACGCACCTGATTATTTCGGAATATAA
- the pdxH gene encoding pyridoxamine 5'-phosphate oxidase: MANIQDLRREYSQSELDEKEVDSSPVKQFQLWFEQAVKADILEPNAMSLATLDFLTRPHNRIVLLKGFDENGFTFFTNYESSKGGELASNPYTSCCFFWKELERQVRIEGEVSKISKEESEAYFRSRPRMSQLGALASRQSMELPDRNALEQKFEELQKAYEGKEISMPDYWGGYLISPCYFEFWQGRQSRLHDRISYTKEKGDWIIKRLSP; encoded by the coding sequence ATGGCAAATATCCAGGATTTACGAAGAGAGTATTCTCAATCTGAATTAGATGAGAAGGAAGTAGACTCCAGCCCCGTTAAGCAATTTCAGCTATGGTTTGAACAGGCTGTGAAGGCTGATATCCTGGAACCCAATGCAATGTCCTTAGCAACGCTGGATTTCCTAACCAGACCGCATAACCGGATTGTGCTTCTAAAAGGATTTGATGAGAACGGTTTTACCTTTTTCACCAACTATGAAAGTAGCAAAGGAGGAGAGTTGGCGAGCAATCCATACACTTCCTGCTGTTTCTTTTGGAAAGAGCTGGAACGTCAGGTGCGTATTGAAGGGGAGGTTTCCAAAATCTCTAAAGAAGAGAGCGAGGCTTATTTCAGATCCAGGCCAAGAATGAGCCAGTTGGGAGCCCTGGCTTCGCGTCAAAGTATGGAATTACCAGATCGAAATGCCCTGGAACAAAAGTTCGAAGAGCTCCAAAAGGCGTACGAGGGTAAGGAGATCTCAATGCCTGATTATTGGGGAGGATATCTAATCTCTCCATGTTACTTTGAGTTTTGGCAGGGGAGGCAGAGTCGGTTGCATGACCGAATTAGCTATACCAAAGAAAAAGGTGACTGGATAATCAAACGGTTATCGCCTTAA
- the trmB gene encoding tRNA (guanosine(46)-N7)-methyltransferase TrmB, which yields MPKIKEQRMEEIRTFDNTFDWHDYNSKNLFPKGSWNSDIFKNDNPIVLELACGKGEYSIGLGQLHPQKNYVGFDIKGNRMWVGAQEALDLGLENVRFFRAFIDHLDQFFAEKEVSEIWIIFPDPQLKKDRKKLTSPKFLELYRPLLKKGSTINLKTDSPELYEFTKEVIEEQNLILHRDVADVYKECPDDPELSIRTYYEGLHIKRGRTIRFLSFSLD from the coding sequence ATGCCAAAGATTAAGGAACAAAGGATGGAAGAAATCCGGACGTTCGATAATACGTTCGATTGGCATGACTATAACAGCAAAAACCTTTTTCCTAAAGGAAGCTGGAACTCGGATATCTTTAAGAACGACAACCCCATCGTGTTAGAATTAGCCTGTGGAAAGGGAGAATATTCGATTGGGCTGGGGCAGCTCCATCCCCAAAAGAACTATGTAGGTTTTGATATAAAAGGAAACCGGATGTGGGTAGGTGCTCAAGAAGCTCTTGATTTGGGATTAGAGAATGTCCGGTTTTTTAGAGCTTTCATTGATCACTTAGATCAGTTCTTTGCTGAAAAAGAAGTCTCTGAAATCTGGATTATTTTCCCGGATCCTCAACTCAAAAAAGACAGGAAGAAACTAACCTCGCCAAAGTTTCTGGAACTCTATCGTCCTCTGCTCAAAAAAGGATCGACTATTAATTTGAAAACAGACAGTCCTGAGCTTTATGAATTCACCAAAGAGGTGATTGAGGAGCAGAACCTGATTCTTCATCGGGATGTGGCTGATGTTTACAAAGAGTGTCCTGATGATCCTGAGCTGAGTATCAGGACCTATTATGAAGGCTTGCACATAAAAAGAGGAAGAACGATCCGCTTTCTTTCTTTTAGTCTGGACTGA
- a CDS encoding TetR/AcrR family transcriptional regulator encodes MSDKELSLRDRILEISRHYVYTEGHASLSMRKIAKEVGVTATSIYLHFENKDDLIHTLIEESADELSMAIIESADQHTSTIDKFEAIIRSYADFALSNPEKYQIIFTVQANSIARYPKEKFRKIRKVYALLESVILKGIDEDIMELDEPLIAAYSIWAQMHGVIAVILNQRLDSRIDRKKFLEESIEHIVQGFLIRITTI; translated from the coding sequence ATGAGCGACAAAGAACTTTCCTTACGAGATCGAATACTTGAAATAAGCAGGCACTATGTTTATACAGAAGGGCATGCTTCTTTATCTATGCGCAAAATTGCTAAAGAAGTGGGAGTAACTGCTACCAGTATATATCTCCATTTCGAGAATAAAGACGATCTAATTCATACACTTATCGAAGAATCTGCAGATGAATTGAGCATGGCAATCATTGAAAGTGCTGATCAACACACCTCAACCATCGATAAGTTTGAAGCCATCATCAGAAGCTATGCCGATTTTGCATTATCTAATCCTGAGAAGTATCAGATTATTTTTACAGTGCAAGCAAATAGTATTGCTAGGTACCCCAAAGAGAAGTTTAGAAAAATAAGAAAGGTATATGCACTTCTTGAGTCAGTAATTCTTAAGGGAATTGATGAGGATATCATGGAATTGGATGAGCCTCTTATTGCTGCATATTCTATATGGGCGCAAATGCATGGTGTAATTGCAGTTATTCTGAATCAACGTTTGGACAGTCGTATTGATCGCAAAAAATTCTTAGAGGAATCCATCGAGCATATAGTACAGGGATTCCTAATTCGAATCACAACTATTTAA
- a CDS encoding acyl-CoA dehydrogenase has protein sequence MEALTDFLGFLYEVPIWASVTSAILIAVIFAYSGAPLWLWAIAGYIGIAGLDAPNWLYITYSVLVVLFNVKPVRRTLLSGPIMKLMDALNFLPTISETEQTAIDAGTVWVDGELFSGKPNFKRILDEAYPELTKDEQDFLDNQVEALCEMVNDWDVFVKKDFEEEAWEFLRKEGFFGLIVPKKFGGHEFSATAHSAIVAKVGSRCGPLATTVMVPNSLGPAELLMHYGTEEQKEYYLPRLAAGVEMPCFALTEPNAGSDAGGMTSEGEVFKGEDGELYLKLNWNKRYITLASISTVLGLAFKLKDPENLLGKGEDLGITCALIPSDTKGVVLGKRHDPLGVPFHNCPTHGHDVIVPIDAIIGGKEGAGNGWRMLMESLAVGRGISLPAQSLGGAKMATRVVGAYAMIRKQFGLNIGKFEGIEEPMARIGGYTYFMEAARRYTTGGLDQGAKPAVVTAIMKYNFTELMREIVNDGMDIVGGAGISRGPRNIFANGYISLPIAITVEGANILTRTLMIFGQGAIRCHPYALSEIKALTEGDVKGFDDNFWRHIGHVGRNKARAFVLSITRGALASSPVSGPASKYFRRLAWASASFAFFADIALGSYGGALKMKEKIAGRYADILSHMYLAAATLKRFEAEGRRKEDEAFFKWAMEYIFYRIQVAFEGILKEIKVPGLSWVFRLAGVWSRLNPIGTYPSDDLGHKVASAIQVVGDQRDRITDGIYVPKDPEQAMGRYENALNLITQAEPVYKKLYVAMKKKELPKAPVTELIGIALKKEVITQEEAKLATDAEEARNDAIQVDEFTLEEYMNETPNATSGKGLTSSEVISAM, from the coding sequence ATGGAAGCATTAACTGATTTTCTAGGATTTTTATATGAAGTGCCCATTTGGGCTTCTGTTACGTCAGCCATCTTGATAGCTGTTATTTTTGCTTATTCAGGAGCTCCACTTTGGTTATGGGCTATAGCTGGTTATATAGGAATAGCCGGATTGGACGCTCCAAACTGGCTTTATATTACCTATTCTGTTTTGGTAGTATTATTTAACGTAAAGCCCGTAAGAAGGACATTACTGAGTGGCCCAATAATGAAATTAATGGATGCTCTCAATTTTCTCCCTACTATCTCTGAAACCGAGCAAACTGCTATCGATGCTGGTACCGTTTGGGTAGATGGAGAGTTATTTTCTGGCAAGCCAAATTTCAAAAGAATATTGGATGAAGCGTATCCTGAGTTAACAAAAGACGAACAAGATTTTTTAGACAACCAGGTGGAAGCGCTTTGCGAGATGGTGAACGACTGGGATGTATTCGTTAAAAAGGATTTTGAAGAAGAAGCTTGGGAGTTCCTGAGAAAGGAAGGCTTCTTTGGTCTCATTGTTCCGAAGAAGTTTGGAGGGCATGAATTTTCTGCCACTGCTCATAGTGCTATCGTAGCCAAAGTAGGTTCCCGGTGTGGTCCGTTAGCAACAACGGTGATGGTACCGAATTCACTCGGCCCTGCTGAGCTATTGATGCACTATGGAACCGAAGAGCAGAAAGAGTACTATCTACCTCGTCTTGCAGCAGGTGTTGAAATGCCTTGTTTCGCACTTACTGAGCCAAATGCTGGTTCGGATGCTGGGGGGATGACTTCAGAAGGAGAAGTATTTAAAGGAGAGGATGGAGAGCTTTACCTAAAGCTCAACTGGAATAAACGGTATATAACCCTTGCATCTATCTCGACGGTACTTGGTCTTGCGTTCAAACTTAAGGACCCTGAAAACCTACTTGGTAAAGGTGAAGATTTAGGTATCACTTGCGCCTTAATTCCATCTGATACCAAAGGAGTAGTGCTTGGAAAGCGGCACGACCCACTTGGAGTTCCTTTCCATAATTGTCCTACTCATGGACATGATGTAATCGTCCCAATTGATGCAATTATTGGTGGAAAGGAAGGTGCAGGGAATGGATGGCGAATGCTAATGGAATCATTAGCCGTTGGTCGTGGAATTTCACTTCCGGCGCAAAGCCTTGGTGGAGCAAAAATGGCGACTAGGGTTGTTGGCGCTTATGCGATGATTAGAAAACAATTCGGTCTTAACATCGGAAAGTTTGAAGGTATAGAAGAGCCTATGGCCAGAATTGGTGGATATACTTATTTCATGGAAGCAGCAAGAAGATACACTACAGGTGGTCTCGATCAGGGAGCAAAACCTGCTGTTGTTACTGCCATTATGAAATACAATTTTACAGAGCTAATGCGCGAAATTGTAAACGATGGAATGGATATCGTAGGTGGAGCTGGGATTTCGAGAGGTCCCAGGAATATATTCGCTAATGGATATATCTCCTTGCCAATAGCGATTACGGTAGAGGGGGCAAACATCCTAACTCGAACGTTAATGATATTTGGCCAGGGAGCGATACGATGCCATCCTTATGCACTCAGCGAAATCAAAGCTCTTACTGAAGGTGATGTGAAAGGCTTTGACGATAATTTCTGGAGACACATTGGTCATGTTGGACGAAACAAAGCACGTGCTTTTGTATTGAGTATCACTAGAGGAGCTTTGGCAAGTTCACCGGTAAGTGGACCAGCTTCTAAGTATTTCAGAAGGTTGGCATGGGCTTCGGCATCGTTTGCTTTCTTTGCTGATATCGCACTAGGATCGTATGGTGGAGCACTTAAAATGAAAGAGAAAATAGCCGGTAGATATGCGGATATACTAAGTCATATGTATTTAGCTGCTGCAACCTTAAAGCGATTTGAAGCTGAAGGAAGAAGAAAAGAAGACGAAGCATTCTTCAAATGGGCGATGGAATATATTTTTTATAGAATCCAGGTAGCTTTTGAAGGAATTTTGAAAGAAATCAAAGTTCCGGGATTAAGCTGGGTGTTTAGGTTAGCTGGTGTATGGTCGAGGTTGAACCCTATAGGAACATACCCATCAGATGATTTGGGTCATAAAGTCGCATCTGCAATACAGGTAGTAGGTGATCAAAGAGATCGTATTACTGATGGAATTTATGTACCCAAAGATCCTGAGCAGGCAATGGGAAGATATGAGAACGCTCTTAACTTGATTACTCAGGCAGAGCCGGTATATAAGAAGTTATATGTGGCTATGAAGAAAAAAGAGCTTCCCAAAGCGCCGGTTACCGAATTAATCGGTATAGCTCTCAAGAAAGAAGTGATTACTCAGGAGGAGGCTAAACTGGCAACTGATGCAGAAGAAGCCAGAAATGATGCTATCCAGGTTGATGAGTTCACGCTTGAAGAATACATGAACGAAACTCCTAATGCCACAAGTGGAAAAGGGCTGACTTCATCAGAAGTAATTTCTGCTATGTAA
- a CDS encoding TPM domain-containing protein yields MIKLLAKTNQSVLAKTAFVLFIALTSISTAFAQNFDFLPDRPTGMVNDYANMLTSSEERVLEQKLINYRDTTTNVISIAIIESLQGNSIEEVAGELANSWRMWEGERYNGVLILVSEGDRQIRIEVGYGLEGAITDLMSGRIIDEIITPSFRNQDVYGGLDRATNALIQLASGEFEGTPEGLRNSGGNGGIPIDVIIIIIVIIIFLISKGGRGGRGRRRTFGPDDVVEALFWSTFFNGGGRNRGGGSFGGGGSFGGGGGGFGGFSGGGGFGFGGGGASGGW; encoded by the coding sequence ATGATTAAACTCCTCGCAAAGACAAACCAATCTGTGCTCGCGAAGACAGCCTTTGTTTTATTCATTGCTCTTACTTCCATCTCAACAGCCTTTGCTCAAAATTTTGACTTCCTCCCCGATCGCCCAACAGGTATGGTCAACGACTATGCCAATATGCTTACCAGTTCAGAAGAGCGTGTTCTTGAACAAAAGCTAATAAACTATCGAGATACTACTACGAACGTAATCTCTATCGCTATTATCGAATCCCTTCAAGGAAATTCAATTGAAGAAGTAGCTGGAGAACTAGCTAATAGCTGGAGAATGTGGGAGGGCGAGCGATATAATGGTGTACTTATTTTAGTTTCTGAAGGAGATCGCCAAATACGTATCGAAGTCGGCTATGGATTGGAAGGAGCTATTACAGACCTAATGTCCGGAAGGATTATTGATGAAATTATCACTCCAAGTTTTCGAAACCAGGACGTATATGGAGGACTTGACCGTGCTACTAATGCACTTATCCAGTTAGCATCTGGAGAGTTTGAAGGAACTCCTGAAGGTCTAAGAAATTCTGGAGGAAATGGAGGCATTCCAATTGATGTAATCATCATCATTATTGTAATTATCATCTTTTTGATCTCAAAAGGAGGTCGTGGAGGAAGAGGTCGAAGACGTACATTTGGTCCGGATGATGTGGTAGAAGCTTTATTCTGGAGCACTTTCTTTAACGGCGGTGGGAGAAACCGCGGAGGCGGATCATTTGGTGGAGGAGGCAGCTTCGGAGGCGGTGGCGGTGGCTTCGGCGGATTTAGTGGCGGAGGTGGCTTCGGTTTTGGAGGAGGTGGAGCCAGCGGAGGCTGGTAG
- a CDS encoding TPM domain-containing protein, whose amino-acid sequence MARFLTKEEEKTIVAAIKEAENNTSGEVRVHIEDRCKANDAITRAKEVFADLNMHETELKNGVIIYIATKDHKMAIWGDEGIHEKVGQDFWNSEIELMKKYFQADDYESGLRDAILLVGQKLKEFFPYQSDDVNELDDEISYGENGDA is encoded by the coding sequence ATGGCTAGATTTTTAACTAAAGAAGAAGAGAAAACCATTGTAGCTGCCATTAAGGAAGCTGAAAACAATACCTCAGGTGAAGTTCGGGTTCATATTGAGGATCGTTGCAAAGCAAATGATGCTATTACCAGGGCTAAAGAAGTTTTCGCTGACTTAAACATGCACGAAACTGAACTCAAGAATGGAGTAATTATCTATATCGCCACAAAAGATCATAAAATGGCCATTTGGGGAGATGAAGGTATTCATGAAAAAGTCGGCCAGGATTTCTGGAACAGTGAAATCGAACTTATGAAGAAATACTTTCAGGCCGATGATTACGAAAGTGGATTGAGAGATGCCATCCTTTTGGTAGGACAAAAACTGAAAGAGTTTTTCCCTTATCAGTCGGATGATGTAAATGAACTGGACGATGAAATTAGTTATGGGGAGAATGGGGATGCTTAA
- a CDS encoding LemA family protein produces MKGKLLIGIVVVAITAIYGIGVNNGLVDREEGVEGAWAQVENQYQRRADLIPNLVNTVRGAADFEQETLTAVTNARSNASSINISADDLNDPAKLQQFQQAQAQLSGALSRLLVTVERYPELRANSNFRDLQRQLEGTENRISTERKRFNDAAQSYNSAIRKFPTSIFASIGGFERKAYFEAEQGAEQAPTVDFSN; encoded by the coding sequence ATGAAGGGAAAATTATTAATCGGAATCGTAGTTGTTGCTATTACCGCAATTTATGGAATTGGCGTTAACAACGGACTCGTAGACCGAGAAGAAGGCGTAGAAGGCGCATGGGCACAGGTAGAGAATCAATACCAACGCAGGGCAGATCTTATTCCTAATCTGGTGAATACGGTAAGAGGAGCAGCTGACTTCGAACAAGAGACTTTAACTGCCGTTACCAATGCACGAAGTAACGCTTCATCTATCAATATTTCAGCAGATGACTTAAACGATCCTGCTAAGCTTCAACAATTCCAACAAGCACAAGCTCAATTAAGCGGAGCATTGTCCAGATTACTTGTTACGGTTGAGCGTTATCCTGAACTAAGGGCCAACTCGAATTTTAGAGATCTTCAAAGGCAATTAGAAGGAACAGAGAACAGAATTTCAACGGAGAGAAAGAGATTTAATGATGCTGCTCAATCCTATAATTCGGCTATTCGAAAATTCCCAACAAGCATTTTTGCTTCAATTGGTGGATTTGAAAGAAAAGCTTATTTCGAAGCCGAGCAGGGAGCTGAACAAGCACCTACCGTAGATTTCTCCAATTAA
- a CDS encoding HAD family hydrolase, translated as MSELSPEFIYFDLDDTLLDHKKAEQNGLADVHKHFEEINRIPLSKLIDTYHHINKGLWEEYGRGEIDRHILHRRRFEETFTALGITPSLYEEAGKVYMNYYRNHWEWIEGAKEAYEKVAAKYPTGIITNGFAETQWMKIKQFGFEETTRQIVISEEVGVMKPHPRIFDHATELAGVTRENILYVGDSFTSDVQGALKAGWKIAWFKENPTEEEVAIPTFWFDDFDALLKKLGV; from the coding sequence TTGTCAGAGCTTAGCCCCGAATTCATTTATTTTGACTTAGATGATACCCTTCTCGATCACAAAAAGGCAGAACAAAACGGTTTAGCCGATGTTCATAAACATTTTGAAGAGATCAACAGAATACCATTATCCAAACTTATTGATACCTATCATCACATAAATAAAGGATTGTGGGAGGAGTACGGGAGAGGAGAAATTGACAGACACATTCTGCACCGTAGAAGATTTGAAGAAACCTTTACAGCATTAGGGATTACACCCTCTTTGTATGAGGAGGCTGGGAAAGTATATATGAATTACTATCGCAATCATTGGGAGTGGATAGAGGGAGCAAAAGAAGCGTATGAAAAAGTTGCTGCAAAATACCCAACCGGAATAATTACGAATGGCTTTGCGGAAACTCAATGGATGAAGATCAAACAGTTTGGTTTTGAAGAGACAACCCGTCAGATTGTCATTTCGGAGGAAGTAGGGGTGATGAAACCACATCCCAGGATATTTGATCATGCGACTGAATTAGCAGGAGTAACCAGGGAAAACATCCTTTATGTAGGAGACTCATTTACCTCAGATGTACAGGGAGCGTTAAAGGCGGGTTGGAAGATTGCATGGTTTAAAGAAAACCCAACAGAGGAAGAGGTGGCTATTCCTACTTTTTGGTTTGATGATTTTGATGCGTTGCTAAAAAAGCTTGGGGTTTGA
- the mutY gene encoding A/G-specific adenine glycosylase: MSNLDFAQNILDWYSRNKREMPWRETKDPYKIWISEIMLQQTRVDQAWPYFERFMGEFPTVFDLAKADQQQVLKAWEGLGYYSRARNLHAASKEIVEKYNGKLPSEYDEIIKLKGIGPYSAAAITSIAFGEPNAVVDGNVIRVITRYFGIEEDTRSSRTTKQIQAHVDELISREHPAAFNQGLMEIGSIVCKPTNPNCLDCPIQAGCVATKMAKTDTIPYKSPAKKKPHKYIGVGIIQREDGKVLIALRPENVMLGGLWEFPGGKQEEGESIQQTVERELKEELGVEVHAYKEFMQLKHIYSHFSITLYAYLCHLISGDPKPKSSQKVHWVDISELEEYPFPKANKRLTEKLLESQ; the protein is encoded by the coding sequence GTGTCTAATCTCGATTTTGCCCAGAATATCCTGGATTGGTATTCCCGGAATAAACGAGAGATGCCATGGAGAGAAACCAAAGACCCGTATAAAATCTGGATCTCAGAAATCATGCTCCAACAAACGCGGGTTGATCAAGCGTGGCCTTATTTCGAGCGTTTTATGGGTGAATTTCCAACCGTTTTTGACTTGGCGAAAGCAGATCAACAACAAGTATTAAAAGCCTGGGAAGGCTTGGGATACTATTCACGTGCCAGAAACTTACATGCCGCTTCAAAGGAAATAGTAGAAAAATATAATGGCAAGCTTCCGTCTGAATATGATGAGATTATCAAACTCAAAGGAATAGGACCTTACTCAGCAGCAGCTATCACCAGTATCGCTTTTGGAGAACCCAATGCAGTAGTGGATGGAAATGTGATTCGCGTGATCACCCGCTACTTTGGAATTGAAGAAGATACCAGGAGTTCAAGAACTACCAAACAGATTCAGGCTCATGTTGATGAGTTAATCAGTAGAGAACATCCTGCAGCCTTCAACCAAGGGTTGATGGAAATTGGCTCAATTGTTTGTAAGCCAACCAATCCCAATTGTCTGGATTGCCCAATCCAGGCTGGATGTGTGGCAACCAAAATGGCAAAAACGGATACGATTCCCTATAAATCTCCGGCAAAGAAAAAGCCTCATAAGTATATCGGTGTTGGCATAATTCAAAGAGAAGATGGCAAAGTACTTATTGCCCTTCGCCCAGAAAATGTAATGCTGGGAGGACTTTGGGAATTCCCAGGAGGCAAACAGGAAGAAGGTGAAAGCATCCAACAAACAGTTGAACGGGAATTAAAAGAAGAGTTAGGAGTCGAGGTACACGCTTACAAAGAATTCATGCAACTAAAGCATATCTACTCTCATTTCTCTATAACGCTCTATGCTTATTTATGCCATTTAATATCAGGTGACCCCAAACCAAAATCCAGCCAGAAAGTGCATTGGGTTGATATTTCGGAACTGGAGGAATATCCTTTCCCGAAAGCGAATAAAAGATTGACCGAGAAACTACTGGAATCCCAATAA